In the genome of Mucisphaera calidilacus, one region contains:
- a CDS encoding class I SAM-dependent methyltransferase — protein MTQTAPHSQNTDPAAAMDRMYRYTRHVYDTTRKFYLLGRDRLLRELDTRPDDSVVEIGCGTARNLIRLARIRPDVRLFGLDASDQMLETARQHIHAAGLDDRITVRQGLAENINHRDFGLDQPFDVPFFSYSLSMIPTWKESVDTALDQLAPGRTLYAVDFWDQADLPAPFRWTLTHWLKLFHVVHRPELIEYLQHLGDGDRFDLDVTSIMGRYAYIARLSPTP, from the coding sequence GTGACCCAGACCGCACCGCACTCACAGAATACCGACCCCGCCGCCGCGATGGACCGCATGTACCGGTACACCCGGCACGTCTACGACACCACGCGAAAGTTCTACCTCCTCGGCCGGGACCGACTCCTCCGCGAACTCGACACCCGACCCGACGACAGTGTCGTCGAAATCGGCTGCGGCACCGCACGCAACCTCATCAGACTCGCACGCATTCGACCCGACGTCCGACTCTTCGGCCTCGACGCCTCCGACCAGATGCTCGAAACCGCAAGACAGCACATCCACGCCGCCGGACTCGACGACCGCATCACCGTCAGGCAGGGACTCGCCGAAAACATCAACCACCGCGACTTCGGACTCGACCAGCCCTTCGACGTCCCCTTCTTCTCCTACTCCCTCTCCATGATCCCCACCTGGAAAGAATCCGTCGACACCGCCCTCGACCAACTCGCCCCGGGCCGAACCCTCTACGCCGTCGACTTCTGGGACCAGGCCGACCTGCCCGCCCCCTTCCGATGGACACTCACCCACTGGCTCAAGCTCTTCCACGTCGTCCACCGACCCGAACTCATCGAATACCTCCAGCACCTCGGCGACGGCGACCGCTTCGACCTCGACGTCACCTCCATCATGGGCCGCTACGCCTACATCGCAAGACTCAGCCCCACCCCCTGA
- a CDS encoding AsmA family protein → MNQHHDADNPQPAPPRKKGSLLKWLLITFAALIALILSVIVILIASIPSIASSSSIREAIVDAINQDIPGELRINDWSFGWTVGPRVEGIQLIDLEGRTAFALDRFEADALSILSLMGGLSDLGTIEINQPTLLVERYDDNTTNLQKALGQHAETVEDASGKAGDKSSDASSTEPFGGLPFDLKARVQLNDGAITVIDPDAGTIEARFSSTLEMNAFSNLAASADITTTINGSPSTTTIRLAINDWIDENEQLTPETATADSTVTVNDFPLQILDVLAGDPILTSLLGNTLSAQLNHQGSVATTPLTLNVTSQQSSLTVVVEPRDEGLFLTQATTGSIKVRPETLALLMKDTPDAPELLEPVELGFRVAEPLLLGSEAPADMQATWAVANLKLNHAALPGPLALARLEGSTQLLMTNGNNWTSTLNVNQPEQLTLNNQPLPLGTIDAKAGMNAGTIAIDSVNINAASGGDIALNGQIAQDETYTSDLKLNINDLEIQPWVIPFVGTESFVKHTAGTLNIDLNLDTPLASFTTDASGSGTITIRNGNLTPLPVLNDILGIALDTPLDLNQVAGSSKLEDTADLEFTLQGDRINLQRADIVTAQATIEGSGTVTFDQQLDTVVSVSLTRVNEVVSDAIDDEIDRATQKIGGELGGLLGQLGKKIRKDVQEEVTDVLTTFTVTGPVSEPVIRKK, encoded by the coding sequence ATGAACCAGCACCACGACGCCGACAACCCCCAGCCCGCACCACCACGCAAAAAAGGCTCCCTGCTAAAGTGGCTGCTCATCACCTTCGCCGCCCTCATCGCCCTGATCCTCTCGGTCATCGTCATCCTCATCGCCTCCATCCCCTCCATCGCCAGCAGCAGCTCCATACGCGAGGCCATCGTCGACGCCATCAACCAGGACATCCCAGGCGAACTCCGCATCAACGACTGGTCCTTCGGCTGGACCGTCGGCCCACGCGTCGAAGGCATCCAACTCATCGACCTCGAAGGCCGAACCGCCTTCGCTCTCGACCGCTTCGAAGCCGACGCCCTCTCCATCCTCAGCCTCATGGGCGGCCTCTCCGACCTCGGCACCATCGAGATCAACCAGCCCACACTCCTCGTCGAACGCTACGACGACAACACCACCAACCTCCAGAAAGCCCTCGGCCAACACGCCGAAACCGTCGAAGACGCCTCCGGCAAAGCCGGCGACAAGTCCTCCGACGCCTCCAGCACCGAGCCCTTCGGCGGACTCCCCTTCGACCTCAAAGCCAGAGTCCAACTCAACGACGGCGCCATCACCGTCATCGACCCCGACGCCGGAACCATCGAGGCACGATTCTCCTCCACCCTCGAAATGAACGCCTTCAGCAACCTCGCAGCCTCCGCCGATATCACCACCACCATCAACGGCAGCCCCAGCACCACCACCATCCGACTCGCCATCAACGACTGGATCGACGAGAACGAACAACTCACCCCCGAAACCGCCACCGCCGACAGCACCGTCACCGTCAACGACTTCCCCCTCCAGATCCTCGACGTGCTCGCAGGCGACCCCATCCTCACCTCACTCCTGGGCAACACCCTCTCCGCACAACTCAACCACCAGGGCTCCGTCGCCACCACACCCCTCACCCTCAACGTCACCAGCCAGCAGTCCAGCCTCACCGTCGTCGTCGAACCCCGCGACGAAGGACTCTTCCTCACCCAGGCCACCACCGGCTCCATCAAGGTCCGGCCCGAAACCCTCGCCCTCCTCATGAAAGACACACCCGACGCACCCGAACTCCTCGAACCCGTCGAACTCGGCTTCCGCGTCGCCGAACCGCTTCTCCTCGGCAGCGAAGCACCCGCCGACATGCAGGCCACCTGGGCCGTCGCCAACCTCAAGCTCAATCACGCCGCACTCCCCGGCCCCCTCGCCCTCGCCAGACTCGAAGGCAGTACCCAACTCCTCATGACCAACGGCAACAACTGGACCTCAACCCTCAACGTCAACCAGCCCGAACAACTCACCCTCAACAACCAGCCCCTGCCCCTCGGCACCATCGACGCCAAAGCCGGCATGAACGCCGGAACCATCGCCATCGACAGCGTCAACATCAACGCCGCATCCGGAGGCGACATCGCCCTCAACGGACAGATCGCCCAGGACGAAACCTACACCTCTGACCTCAAACTCAACATCAACGACCTCGAAATCCAGCCCTGGGTCATCCCCTTCGTCGGCACCGAATCCTTCGTCAAACACACCGCCGGCACCCTCAACATCGACCTCAACCTCGACACACCCCTCGCCAGCTTCACCACCGACGCCTCAGGCTCCGGAACCATCACCATCCGCAACGGTAACCTCACACCCCTGCCCGTCCTCAACGACATCCTTGGCATCGCCCTCGACACACCCCTCGACCTCAACCAGGTCGCCGGCTCCAGCAAGCTCGAAGACACCGCCGACCTCGAGTTCACCCTCCAAGGCGACCGCATCAACCTCCAACGCGCCGACATCGTCACCGCCCAGGCCACCATCGAGGGCAGCGGCACCGTCACCTTCGACCAGCAACTCGACACCGTCGTCAGCGTCTCACTCACCCGCGTCAACGAGGTCGTCTCCGACGCCATCGACGACGAAATCGACCGCGCCACCCAGAAAATCGGCGGCGAGCTGGGCGGACTCCTCGGACAACTCGGCAAAAAGATCCGCAAGGACGTTCAGGAAGAAGTCACCGACGTCCTCACCACCTTCACCGTCACGGGTCCCGTCAGCGAACCCGTCATCCGCAAAAAGTAA
- a CDS encoding C40 family peptidase, with the protein MTTPSELTTKVDEVDVDEQNVPTGQIRRGMVVGDAGGKSREQRIYEKTIGLIEPDLMGRPEKLEQYVALYRSKFTGDKRLFHFDVTAEHDAASGVVTLTGTAEYAEHVEGVAKMLGYMGFERVENRIKLLPDPSLDGMLYGVVGAQQAFIYSATSEPRETITQTVFGDTVYILAATAEATYLVHSPDGYTGYIAQSDVLARDAAGIADWRGRDQAVLTRELEVDGRVLRLGVSLPVEHESAETATVLLPDGGTASLPADAVAIHRDEADPRSEGAIAAAMELRGIPYVWGGIASDGVDCSGMVQITHRSQGVLLPRDADMQGSVGALTGTRWHRDLIRRGDLMLFLGSRGTINHVGIYLGEGQYIESASGGVKITSLREGDENYSAKRDASFCFAKRLFK; encoded by the coding sequence ATGACGACGCCTAGTGAACTCACGACGAAGGTCGACGAGGTTGATGTTGATGAACAGAATGTTCCGACGGGGCAGATCCGTCGGGGGATGGTGGTGGGAGACGCGGGGGGCAAGTCTCGTGAGCAGCGGATTTATGAGAAGACGATCGGGCTGATCGAGCCGGACCTGATGGGTCGGCCTGAGAAGCTTGAGCAGTATGTCGCGTTGTATCGGTCGAAGTTTACGGGTGACAAGCGGCTGTTTCATTTTGACGTGACGGCGGAGCATGATGCGGCTTCGGGCGTGGTGACGCTGACGGGCACGGCGGAGTACGCGGAGCACGTCGAGGGCGTGGCGAAGATGCTGGGTTACATGGGGTTTGAGCGGGTGGAGAACCGGATCAAGCTGCTGCCTGACCCGTCGCTGGACGGGATGCTGTATGGCGTGGTGGGTGCGCAGCAGGCGTTTATTTACTCGGCGACGTCGGAGCCGCGTGAGACGATCACGCAGACGGTGTTCGGGGACACGGTTTACATCCTGGCTGCGACGGCGGAGGCGACGTACCTGGTGCACAGCCCGGACGGGTACACGGGTTACATCGCTCAGTCAGATGTGTTGGCGCGTGATGCGGCGGGGATCGCGGACTGGCGTGGTCGAGATCAGGCGGTCTTGACGCGTGAGTTGGAGGTTGACGGTCGTGTGCTTCGGCTCGGGGTTTCACTCCCGGTGGAGCACGAGAGTGCGGAGACCGCGACGGTGTTGTTGCCTGATGGCGGCACGGCGTCGTTGCCTGCTGACGCGGTGGCGATTCATCGTGACGAGGCGGACCCGCGTTCGGAGGGCGCGATCGCGGCGGCGATGGAACTGCGTGGGATTCCTTATGTCTGGGGCGGGATCGCGTCGGATGGTGTGGATTGTTCTGGGATGGTGCAGATCACGCACCGGAGTCAGGGTGTGCTGCTGCCACGCGACGCGGACATGCAGGGTTCGGTGGGTGCGTTGACGGGGACGCGTTGGCACCGTGATCTGATCCGGCGTGGCGACCTGATGCTGTTCCTGGGCTCGCGTGGGACGATCAATCACGTGGGGATTTACCTGGGTGAGGGGCAGTACATCGAGTCGGCGTCGGGCGGCGTGAAGATCACGTCGCTGAGGGAGGGTGACGAGAACTACAGTGCGAAGCGGGACGCGTCGTTCTGTTTCGCGAAGCGGTTGTTCAAGTAA
- a CDS encoding TrmH family RNA methyltransferase — protein sequence MRSITSPANPSIKRISQLRKPARQRRENLLLAEGTREITRALAASLNPETLLVADDLPPDAIPAIPDDRIITLPRPLLAKLTYHDEPEGLLATFERPHWPESTLKNARRILVAVATAKPGNLGAMARTAAALGYDAILAAGDTVDPFNPNAIRTSTGAVFALPILTMDVPAALDFLRNTATSRQTVAAEVQAATDYRAIAYTTPLTLIIGPEDTGLTPPWLAAVDDAQGIRALIPMNPLPGTSVDSLNAATAAALIMAESTRT from the coding sequence ATGCGCTCCATCACCTCGCCCGCCAACCCAAGCATCAAACGCATCAGCCAACTCCGCAAGCCCGCACGCCAGCGACGCGAAAACCTCCTCCTCGCCGAGGGCACCCGCGAGATCACACGCGCCCTCGCCGCCAGCCTCAACCCCGAAACCCTCCTCGTCGCCGACGACCTCCCACCCGACGCCATCCCCGCCATTCCCGACGACCGCATCATCACCCTCCCGCGACCCCTCCTCGCCAAACTCACCTACCACGACGAACCCGAAGGCCTCCTCGCCACCTTCGAACGCCCCCACTGGCCCGAGTCCACCCTCAAGAACGCCCGACGCATCCTCGTCGCCGTCGCCACCGCCAAACCCGGCAACCTCGGCGCCATGGCACGCACCGCCGCGGCCCTCGGCTACGACGCCATCCTCGCCGCGGGCGACACCGTCGACCCCTTCAACCCCAACGCCATCCGCACCTCCACCGGCGCCGTCTTCGCACTCCCCATCCTCACCATGGACGTACCCGCCGCCCTCGACTTCCTCCGCAACACCGCCACCAGCCGCCAGACCGTCGCCGCCGAGGTCCAGGCCGCCACCGACTACCGCGCTATCGCCTACACCACACCCCTCACCCTCATCATCGGACCCGAAGACACCGGTCTCACACCGCCCTGGCTCGCCGCGGTCGACGACGCACAGGGCATCCGGGCGCTCATCCCCATGAATCCCCTCCCCGGCACCAGCGTCGACTCCCTCAACGCGGCCACCGCCGCCGCACTCATCATGGCCGAATCCACCCGAACCTGA
- a CDS encoding glycosyltransferase family 4 protein, with translation MRVLMLGWEFPPYITGGLGTACFGLTRALSRHDHQITFVLPKAVDDEYTEHVRLLTPQARQAAEGDRSPESVASTFEPPEAEQPKPELEHVTFKAVPSKLRSPYPEGHEFYDGPPQGVGFIHPTANIPQTDPAADGQTPPPPPKAGYDGDMVGEARRYADLCRDLATSNDFDVIHAHDWMTFPAAAAIARASGKPMIAHIHSTEFDRSGENIHQGIYDLERQGLHDADRIIAVSHLTQSILEARYAIPAEKVDVIYNGIDHNGKPPAQPDPDKDAIRSDEKIVLFLGRVTMQKGPEYFVRAAKRVLDVMDGVRFVIAGTGDKIRDLIELSAELGIGHRCLFTGFLHGPEVERIYQMASVYVMPSVSEPFGIATLEAISHDVPVIISKTSGVSEVLTHVLKVDFWDTEEMANKIIAVLKHPPLATTLRHHATIEVRQLTWDGAAQKCADLYRQLTTA, from the coding sequence ATGCGTGTGCTGATGCTGGGATGGGAATTCCCGCCCTATATCACCGGTGGACTCGGGACCGCCTGCTTCGGACTCACACGCGCCCTCAGCCGGCACGACCACCAGATCACCTTCGTCCTCCCCAAAGCCGTCGACGACGAGTACACCGAGCACGTCCGGCTCCTCACACCTCAGGCCAGACAGGCCGCCGAGGGCGACCGCAGCCCCGAATCCGTCGCCAGCACCTTCGAACCACCCGAGGCCGAACAACCCAAACCCGAACTCGAACACGTCACCTTCAAAGCCGTCCCATCGAAACTGCGTTCACCCTACCCCGAGGGACACGAGTTCTACGACGGGCCGCCCCAAGGCGTCGGCTTCATCCACCCCACCGCCAACATCCCGCAGACCGACCCCGCCGCAGACGGACAAACGCCCCCGCCGCCGCCCAAGGCCGGGTACGACGGCGACATGGTGGGCGAAGCACGACGCTACGCCGACCTCTGCCGAGACCTCGCCACATCCAACGACTTCGACGTCATCCACGCACACGACTGGATGACCTTCCCCGCCGCAGCCGCCATCGCCAGGGCCTCCGGCAAACCCATGATCGCCCACATCCACTCCACCGAGTTCGACCGCTCAGGCGAAAACATCCACCAGGGCATCTACGACCTGGAGCGACAGGGCCTCCACGACGCCGACCGCATCATCGCCGTCAGCCACCTCACCCAGTCCATCCTCGAAGCTCGCTACGCCATCCCCGCCGAAAAAGTCGACGTCATCTACAACGGCATCGACCACAACGGCAAACCACCCGCACAGCCCGACCCCGACAAGGACGCCATCCGAAGCGACGAGAAAATCGTCCTCTTCCTCGGCCGCGTCACCATGCAGAAAGGCCCAGAATACTTCGTCCGGGCCGCCAAACGCGTCCTCGACGTCATGGATGGCGTCCGCTTCGTCATCGCCGGCACAGGCGACAAAATCCGCGACCTCATCGAACTCTCCGCCGAACTCGGCATCGGACACCGCTGCCTCTTCACCGGCTTCCTCCACGGACCCGAGGTCGAACGCATCTACCAGATGGCCTCCGTCTACGTCATGCCCTCCGTCTCCGAACCCTTCGGCATCGCCACGCTCGAAGCCATCTCCCACGACGTCCCCGTCATCATCTCCAAGACCTCAGGCGTCTCCGAAGTCCTCACCCACGTCCTCAAGGTCGACTTCTGGGACACCGAGGAAATGGCCAACAAGATCATCGCCGTCCTCAAACACCCACCCCTCGCCACCACACTCCGACACCACGCCACCATCGAAGTCCGACAACTCACCTGGGACGGCGCCGCACAGAAATGCGCCGACCTCTACCGCCAACTCACCACCGCCTGA
- a CDS encoding MarR family winged helix-turn-helix transcriptional regulator, whose product MRDMIDGLLDQWSVERPDLDARPMAVVGRVLRLAHRLEGRVERVLEPFGLALWQFDVLATLRRSGPGYCLSPTALTEATMLSSGAMTHRIDRLVSMGWVERRPDPDDRRGRLVALTPAGRDLVDAALEARFEEARAVTDALPVRRRRELADALRVLLLASGGA is encoded by the coding sequence ATGCGTGACATGATTGATGGTTTGCTGGATCAGTGGTCGGTTGAGCGTCCGGACCTGGATGCGCGACCGATGGCGGTGGTGGGTCGTGTGCTTCGGCTGGCGCACCGGCTGGAGGGTCGTGTGGAGCGTGTGCTGGAGCCGTTCGGGCTGGCGTTGTGGCAGTTTGATGTGCTGGCGACGCTCAGGCGTTCGGGGCCGGGTTACTGTCTTTCGCCTACGGCGTTGACGGAGGCGACGATGCTGTCGTCGGGCGCGATGACGCACCGGATTGACCGGTTGGTGTCGATGGGTTGGGTGGAGCGTCGTCCTGATCCGGATGATCGCCGGGGTCGTCTGGTGGCGTTGACGCCTGCAGGTCGTGATCTGGTGGACGCGGCGTTGGAGGCTCGATTTGAGGAGGCGCGAGCGGTGACGGACGCGTTACCGGTTCGTCGGCGTCGTGAGTTGGCTGATGCGTTGCGTGTGCTGCTGCTTGCGTCGGGCGGGGCGTGA
- a CDS encoding DUF3891 family protein: protein MLKTTVDQNVWLVPQHTHAQVSGYLAAYWGNHQGFARPGHYPGSTHPHHWRDEVVLGIAEHDNGWWEYEATPRFNPHDGLPVGLGESIDASPADDGFDQWRSGGFERWHLGINRLAEHHPYAALLIVGHAYWLYAPAFDHLMNEPHANAFRHAIFGDPDTAEGLAADRDATLAFLHDMAKTRQQLIRTLNHNPHLADATRPQHLNPHIRLTQTLDTLSLLLARNDTDTHLLHDVPRAGWHDRVTLRWQHLGHRRYQIDPYPFEIDPLPVTIPAKTASPDDLDPDTPMTTLHRLPHQTLTFEITSATSTSTP, encoded by the coding sequence ATGCTCAAGACCACCGTCGATCAGAACGTCTGGCTCGTCCCGCAGCACACCCATGCGCAGGTCAGCGGCTACCTCGCCGCCTACTGGGGCAACCACCAGGGCTTCGCACGCCCCGGACACTACCCGGGCAGCACCCACCCCCATCACTGGCGCGACGAAGTCGTCCTCGGCATCGCCGAACACGACAACGGCTGGTGGGAGTACGAGGCCACGCCCCGCTTCAACCCCCACGACGGACTGCCCGTCGGCCTCGGCGAATCCATCGACGCCTCTCCCGCCGACGACGGCTTCGACCAGTGGCGCTCAGGCGGCTTCGAACGCTGGCACCTCGGCATCAACCGCCTCGCCGAACACCACCCCTACGCAGCACTCCTCATCGTCGGACACGCCTACTGGCTCTACGCCCCCGCCTTCGACCACCTCATGAACGAACCCCACGCCAACGCCTTCCGACACGCCATCTTTGGCGACCCCGACACCGCCGAAGGACTCGCCGCCGATCGCGACGCCACCCTCGCCTTCCTCCATGACATGGCCAAAACCCGCCAGCAACTCATCCGAACCCTCAACCACAACCCGCATCTCGCCGATGCCACCCGCCCCCAACACCTCAACCCCCACATCCGACTCACCCAGACCCTCGACACCCTCTCCCTGCTCCTCGCACGCAACGACACCGACACCCACCTCCTCCACGACGTCCCCCGTGCAGGCTGGCACGACCGCGTCACCCTCCGCTGGCAACACCTCGGACACCGCCGCTACCAGATCGACCCCTACCCCTTCGAGATCGACCCCCTGCCCGTCACCATCCCCGCCAAAACCGCATCCCCTGACGACCTCGACCCCGACACACCCATGACCACCCTCCACCGACTGCCACACCAGACCCTCACCTTCGAGATCACCTCCGCTACCTCAACTTCGACGCCGTGA
- a CDS encoding HhH-GDP family DNA glycosylase, translated as MAAERMRGSRLRLSVPSDFDLAEAVCSYGYFLLSPNHWDAERQVFETTLATEDSSLIAIRVSQGDQGDPLVVACHRKLDRGEGVRVKQRLGRVLRVDEDFTGWYAMHAGARRRGFGRLFRSPTLWEDIVKTITGCNTTWTSTIRMNRLLVERVGRGAFPSPGQVRRYGAARLKEHVKVGYRAQRIVDVARGFLDGSIDAGWYASPERTAGEVYEALRGLNGIGPYAAANICQLLGHYDFLAIDSETYRHYCAVKGIERPSNDKELDPLIEAHYEGYRPYRFLAYWYDLWTAYEARVGPSRGWVRERDAGAFTASKLR; from the coding sequence ATGGCGGCAGAACGGATGCGTGGCAGCAGGTTGAGGCTCTCGGTCCCCTCGGATTTCGATTTGGCCGAGGCGGTGTGTTCGTACGGGTATTTTCTGTTGTCCCCGAATCACTGGGATGCGGAGCGTCAGGTTTTTGAGACGACGCTGGCGACTGAAGATAGTTCACTGATTGCGATTCGGGTGTCGCAGGGGGATCAAGGGGATCCGCTGGTGGTGGCGTGTCATCGGAAGCTGGATCGGGGAGAGGGGGTTCGGGTTAAGCAGAGGCTGGGTCGGGTGTTGCGTGTGGATGAGGATTTTACGGGGTGGTACGCGATGCACGCGGGGGCGCGTCGGCGGGGGTTCGGGCGGTTGTTTCGGTCGCCTACGTTGTGGGAGGACATCGTGAAGACGATCACGGGGTGCAACACGACGTGGACGTCGACGATTCGGATGAACCGGTTGCTGGTGGAGCGTGTGGGTCGGGGGGCGTTTCCTTCGCCCGGGCAGGTGCGTCGGTATGGTGCGGCGCGGCTGAAGGAGCACGTGAAGGTGGGGTATCGGGCGCAGCGGATTGTTGACGTGGCGCGTGGGTTTCTGGACGGGTCGATTGATGCGGGGTGGTATGCGTCGCCTGAGCGGACGGCGGGGGAGGTGTATGAGGCGTTGCGGGGGTTGAACGGCATTGGGCCTTACGCGGCGGCGAACATCTGTCAGCTGCTGGGGCATTACGATTTTCTGGCGATCGATTCGGAGACGTATCGCCATTACTGCGCGGTGAAGGGGATCGAGCGGCCTTCGAACGACAAGGAGCTGGATCCGCTGATCGAGGCGCATTACGAGGGGTATCGGCCGTACCGTTTTCTGGCGTACTGGTATGACTTGTGGACGGCGTACGAGGCGCGTGTGGGCCCGTCGCGCGGGTGGGTTCGCGAGCGAGACGCGGGGGCGTTCACGGCGTCGAAGTTGAGGTAG
- a CDS encoding acyl-CoA desaturase: MDSFFKHFPSFRWPISATRSSHPSLRGGLDWTVIIGLGWLHVVAIAAPWTFTWSGLAWLLVLWYLTGGLGIVLCYHRLLTHRSFACPRWLEYTLTFLACAAWQGRPSHWVGTHRIHHKHSDDEGDPHTPQHGFTWSHIFWTMFKEPEGMKADDFAKDLQRDAGMRWFDKWFVVPQFIIALFLIALGYALGGTELAISWFVWGVALRTVWVWHVTWFVNSATHTWGYRNFKTGEHSTNLWWVAILSFGEGWHNNHHAHPRSATHGMRWFEIDPTNWLIALLEATGLAWNVKRTTL; encoded by the coding sequence ATGGACAGCTTCTTCAAGCACTTCCCCAGCTTCCGTTGGCCCATCAGCGCCACCCGATCCTCCCACCCCTCTCTCCGAGGCGGACTCGACTGGACCGTCATCATCGGCCTCGGCTGGCTCCACGTCGTCGCCATCGCAGCACCCTGGACCTTCACCTGGTCCGGCCTCGCCTGGCTACTCGTCCTCTGGTACCTCACCGGCGGCCTCGGCATCGTCCTCTGCTACCACCGACTCCTCACACACCGATCCTTCGCATGCCCGCGATGGCTCGAATACACCCTCACCTTCCTCGCCTGCGCCGCCTGGCAGGGACGCCCCTCACACTGGGTCGGCACCCACCGCATCCACCACAAACACTCCGACGACGAAGGCGACCCCCACACGCCCCAGCACGGCTTCACCTGGTCTCACATCTTCTGGACCATGTTCAAAGAACCCGAGGGCATGAAGGCCGACGACTTCGCCAAAGACCTCCAACGCGACGCCGGCATGCGCTGGTTCGACAAGTGGTTCGTCGTCCCCCAGTTCATCATCGCACTCTTCCTCATCGCCCTTGGCTACGCGCTGGGCGGAACCGAACTCGCCATCTCCTGGTTCGTCTGGGGCGTCGCCCTGCGTACCGTCTGGGTCTGGCACGTCACCTGGTTCGTCAACTCCGCCACACACACCTGGGGATACCGAAACTTCAAGACAGGCGAACACTCCACCAACCTCTGGTGGGTCGCCATCCTCAGCTTCGGCGAGGGCTGGCACAACAACCACCATGCACACCCACGATCCGCGACCCATGGCATGCGCTGGTTCGAAATCGATCCCACCAACTGGCTCATCGCCCTGCTCGAAGCCACCGGGCTCGCCTGGAACGTCAAACGAACCACCCTCTGA